The following are from one region of the Anaeropeptidivorans aminofermentans genome:
- a CDS encoding ABC transporter permease — MKTNILLAINITLMYSAPLIFGALGSVISERSGVINLAIEGIMTIGAFAAATAAYYTGNPWIGFIAGGIFGAILSIILAAASVSFKSNQSITGIALNFLGPGLALFFCRIIFDGATMTPAVPSLPKIFSFIDNINDYPTLSLLNIDSTSVIAFIFVILMYIFFYKTKWGLRVTAVGEHPAAADTLGVNVSRVRYLAVIASGFFAGLGGAACSLAIVSNFRPSIIAGKGFIAIAAVIFGKWTPHGAFGACILFGFAQALVVLIGATNIPIPGQIISMLPYVLTIAVLILFVGKAVAPRASGQPYEKGKR; from the coding sequence ATGAAGACTAATATTCTTCTTGCCATTAATATAACGCTGATGTATTCCGCCCCCCTTATTTTCGGCGCCTTAGGCAGTGTTATCTCCGAAAGAAGCGGTGTTATAAACCTTGCCATAGAGGGTATTATGACCATAGGAGCCTTTGCCGCGGCGACGGCTGCTTATTATACCGGCAACCCATGGATCGGCTTTATTGCCGGGGGAATATTCGGCGCAATTTTAAGCATCATTCTTGCGGCGGCCTCTGTAAGCTTTAAATCAAACCAAAGCATTACAGGAATCGCCCTGAACTTTTTAGGCCCGGGCCTTGCCCTTTTCTTCTGCCGCATTATTTTTGACGGAGCAACCATGACCCCTGCGGTGCCAAGCCTTCCGAAAATATTCAGCTTCATCGATAATATTAATGATTATCCCACGCTTTCTTTGCTGAATATAGACAGCACCAGCGTCATTGCATTTATATTCGTTATTTTAATGTATATTTTCTTTTATAAAACAAAATGGGGCCTTCGGGTAACTGCCGTGGGAGAACACCCTGCCGCGGCCGACACCTTGGGGGTTAACGTAAGCAGAGTACGCTATCTTGCCGTAATCGCATCGGGCTTCTTTGCAGGCCTCGGCGGTGCCGCATGCTCTCTCGCCATCGTGTCAAACTTCCGCCCCTCTATCATAGCAGGCAAAGGCTTTATCGCCATTGCGGCGGTTATTTTCGGTAAGTGGACCCCTCACGGTGCCTTCGGCGCATGTATCCTCTTTGGCTTCGCCCAGGCCCTTGTGGTTCTCATAGGCGCAACGAACATACCCATCCCCGGCCAAATTATCAGCATGCTTCCTTATGTGCTTACCATAGCCGTATTGATTCTCTTCGTTGGAAAGGCCGTAGCCCCAAGAGCCTCCGGTCAGCCTTACGAAAAGGGAAAAAGATAA
- a CDS encoding ABC transporter permease: MMDTIRKLLNKTGTAIFLSIFLGFSFGALVLALAGYNPIEAYAVLFKGIFGRPRYMVQTIIAATPIIITGISVTFAYKTGLFNIGADGQFMVGAVAAACVGYFVKLPPIIHPIAVILAAMAAAGIYGGFVGHLKAKYGINEVLTSIMLNWIAIYFNNFYITLPGVKKPGAEASYEIQQTAYINVLNNLKSTPEGIEKIRENPFWADIIIRTDINYGIIIAIICAVAVWFILEKTTLGYSLKAVGSNKDAAEFAGINVRKNITLSMFISGAIAGLAGAVYIMGMMPHRVIVLAMSENYGFNGLSVALLANLNPIGCIFSGLLFGGLKYGGGSIQTELGAPSEIINIMIGVIVLFISMNTIFKMISDWTKKRGKFNED; encoded by the coding sequence ATGATGGATACCATAAGAAAGCTCCTTAACAAAACAGGAACGGCGATTTTTCTTTCCATATTCTTAGGCTTTTCTTTTGGGGCATTGGTTCTTGCCCTTGCAGGATATAACCCGATTGAGGCTTATGCCGTATTATTTAAAGGTATTTTCGGAAGGCCCAGATATATGGTTCAGACAATTATAGCCGCAACCCCTATTATTATTACAGGCATTTCCGTAACCTTTGCCTATAAAACAGGCCTTTTTAACATCGGGGCCGACGGACAGTTCATGGTGGGAGCCGTAGCCGCCGCTTGCGTAGGCTATTTTGTAAAGCTTCCCCCTATTATCCACCCTATCGCGGTAATTTTAGCCGCCATGGCCGCCGCCGGTATTTACGGCGGGTTTGTAGGCCATTTAAAGGCCAAATACGGCATCAACGAGGTTTTAACCTCCATTATGCTTAACTGGATTGCAATTTATTTCAATAATTTTTATATAACCCTTCCCGGAGTTAAAAAGCCAGGGGCAGAAGCTTCCTATGAAATACAGCAGACGGCTTACATCAATGTTTTAAATAACCTGAAATCCACCCCGGAAGGCATCGAAAAAATTCGTGAGAATCCCTTCTGGGCGGATATTATTATAAGAACGGACATCAATTACGGCATTATCATCGCCATCATCTGCGCTGTTGCCGTATGGTTTATCCTTGAAAAAACCACCTTGGGATATTCCCTTAAGGCCGTAGGCTCAAATAAAGACGCGGCGGAATTTGCCGGCATTAACGTAAGAAAGAATATTACCCTTTCCATGTTTATATCAGGGGCCATTGCAGGCCTTGCAGGGGCCGTTTATATTATGGGCATGATGCCCCATAGGGTTATCGTTCTTGCCATGAGCGAAAACTACGGTTTTAACGGCTTAAGCGTTGCCCTCCTTGCAAATTTAAACCCCATAGGCTGTATCTTCTCCGGTCTTTTATTCGGCGGTTTGAAATACGGCGGCGGCTCTATTCAAACAGAGCTTGGGGCCCCAAGTGAAATTATCAACATCATGATCGGTGTAATCGTTCTTTTCATCAGCATGAACACTATATTTAAAATGATTTCAGACTGGACCAAGAAAAGGGGGAAGTTCAATGAAGACTAA
- a CDS encoding ParB/RepB/Spo0J family partition protein, producing the protein MAVQKRGLGKGLGALISTEEKAEDKGSVIEIDINKIEPNKDQPRKNFNQDSLNELAESIKEFGVIQPLILNEKDGYYTIVAGERRWRAARIAKLNTVPAIIRNYGDLETLQIALIENIQREDLNPIEEALCYQKLIDIFFFKKEDIAAKVGKSRNTIGSMISLLSLDPRVQNFITEGRLLIGHGRRLLDISDNSLQFEAAERIMENELSVKEAGLLIDRLLKEGTEKKKIVEKSSPLYARLEDDLKNIFGTKVNIKDGKNKGKIEIEYYSEDELDRLMGIFKSFSRE; encoded by the coding sequence TTGGCAGTACAAAAGAGAGGTTTAGGCAAAGGCCTTGGTGCCTTAATATCGACGGAAGAAAAAGCTGAAGATAAAGGCAGCGTTATAGAAATTGATATTAATAAAATAGAGCCCAATAAAGATCAGCCCAGGAAAAACTTCAATCAGGACAGTTTGAATGAGCTTGCGGAATCCATAAAGGAATTCGGTGTTATACAGCCTCTTATTTTGAATGAAAAGGACGGCTATTATACCATCGTCGCCGGAGAAAGAAGATGGCGGGCGGCAAGAATAGCAAAATTAAACACTGTTCCGGCAATTATAAGAAATTATGGGGATTTGGAAACTTTACAAATAGCTCTCATAGAAAATATTCAAAGAGAGGACTTAAACCCCATAGAGGAAGCCCTTTGCTATCAAAAGCTGATAGACATATTTTTCTTTAAAAAAGAAGATATAGCCGCAAAAGTAGGCAAAAGCAGGAACACCATAGGCAGCATGATTTCTTTATTGAGTCTTGATCCCAGAGTGCAGAATTTTATTACAGAGGGAAGACTTCTCATAGGGCACGGCAGAAGGCTTCTGGATATCAGCGATAATAGCCTGCAATTTGAAGCGGCTGAAAGAATCATGGAAAATGAATTAAGTGTAAAAGAAGCAGGCCTTTTAATAGACAGGCTCTTGAAGGAAGGCACTGAAAAGAAAAAAATCGTAGAAAAGTCTTCGCCTCTATATGCAAGGCTTGAAGACGACCTTAAAAATATATTCGGTACCAAAGTAAATATAAAAGACGGAAAGAATAAAGGTAAAATTGAAATCGAATACTATTCAGAAGATGAGCTTGACAGGCTTATGGGCATATTTAAATCTTTTAGCAGGGAGTAA
- the ytvI gene encoding sporulation integral membrane protein YtvI yields the protein MREFYMMHKGKIDKILFIILFIAALYLFFNTIFSYVAPFVIGLLLSLLLFPLSKAIAKYLHLGRGFSALISIIILVCVIGLLSNLLFSRIIHEGRLFFESLPDTIKYVDKTIGEFNERFSDLYTLVPEGFENYISDIADNLVSSLTSTLGSGLKTGSTAIVSKIPNFIFGFFLSLLSCFFFIKDRELILKSIKGIIPESLKGYFKLMKDGIIDAVLGYIKAQLIMMSIIAVICMTGLFILKVEYALFLSILIAFVDALPIFGSGFFYWPWIGFSLITGDYSMAIGLGITYLCVLFTRQALEPKVLGTQIGIHPLITLMSIYVGLRVFGVFGIFIGPFIAVIIKTIATTPVVRNPKFFRR from the coding sequence ATGAGAGAATTTTACATGATGCATAAAGGCAAAATAGATAAAATATTATTCATAATCCTATTCATTGCCGCTTTATATTTATTTTTTAATACTATTTTCAGCTATGTAGCGCCCTTTGTAATCGGGCTTCTGCTTTCTCTTTTGCTGTTTCCTCTCTCAAAAGCTATTGCAAAGTATCTCCATTTGGGCAGAGGCTTTTCGGCCCTTATCTCCATCATTATTTTAGTTTGCGTTATCGGCCTTTTATCAAATCTTCTTTTTTCAAGGATTATCCATGAAGGCAGGCTGTTTTTTGAATCCCTTCCTGATACGATTAAATACGTCGATAAAACCATAGGTGAATTTAATGAAAGGTTCAGCGATTTATATACCTTGGTTCCCGAAGGATTTGAAAATTATATTTCCGATATCGCCGATAATCTGGTTTCCTCTTTAACGTCTACTTTAGGTTCGGGCCTTAAAACCGGCTCTACGGCAATTGTTTCAAAGATCCCTAATTTTATTTTCGGATTCTTCTTAAGCCTTTTATCCTGCTTCTTCTTCATTAAAGACAGGGAGCTTATCCTTAAATCAATTAAAGGTATTATTCCCGAATCCTTAAAAGGTTATTTTAAATTAATGAAGGACGGCATCATTGACGCCGTCCTGGGGTATATCAAGGCCCAGCTTATTATGATGAGCATAATAGCTGTAATCTGTATGACAGGCCTTTTCATCTTAAAGGTCGAATATGCCCTTTTCTTAAGTATTTTAATTGCTTTTGTAGATGCTCTTCCCATATTCGGAAGCGGCTTTTTCTATTGGCCGTGGATTGGCTTTTCTCTTATTACAGGGGATTATTCCATGGCTATAGGCCTTGGCATCACTTATCTTTGCGTATTATTCACAAGGCAGGCCTTGGAGCCTAAAGTTCTCGGCACCCAAATCGGAATACACCCCCTGATTACCCTCATGTCAATTTATGTGGGTCTTCGGGTCTTCGGCGTATTCGGCATATTCATCGGTCCCTTTATCGCCGTTATCATAAAAACCATAGCAACAACACCGGTCGTAAGAAATCCAAAGTTCTTTAGACGTTAA
- a CDS encoding energy-coupled thiamine transporter ThiT, with translation MLFLSITTFFESAAGMAFSVGVVVLLIVAFALFLKRKSRLSVKALTYSAISIALAMVLSNIKLFDMPQGGTVTACSMLFVSIIGYWFGLWPGLIAAATYGMLQLIIEPYVIHPVQLLMDYIFAFGALGLSGLFINSKYGLYKGYILGCLARCLFSTLSGIIFFAEYAGDMPVVLYSAGYNLSYIIPEIIITLIILRIPAFNAAIENIKNMAVKE, from the coding sequence ATGCTTTTTTTATCTATTACCACATTTTTTGAATCTGCTGCCGGCATGGCTTTTAGTGTTGGGGTTGTGGTTCTTCTTATTGTCGCCTTTGCTCTTTTCCTTAAAAGAAAAAGCAGGCTTTCCGTAAAGGCCCTTACATATTCGGCTATTTCCATCGCTCTTGCCATGGTTTTATCAAATATTAAGCTTTTTGATATGCCCCAGGGCGGCACTGTAACGGCATGCAGTATGCTTTTTGTTTCTATTATAGGCTATTGGTTCGGCTTATGGCCGGGGCTTATCGCAGCGGCTACCTATGGTATGCTTCAGCTTATTATAGAGCCTTATGTCATTCACCCTGTTCAGCTTTTAATGGACTATATTTTTGCCTTCGGTGCCTTGGGATTAAGCGGATTATTTATTAACTCCAAATACGGCCTTTATAAGGGCTATATCCTCGGCTGCCTTGCAAGATGCCTTTTCTCCACTCTTTCAGGCATCATCTTTTTTGCCGAATACGCCGGAGACATGCCTGTAGTTTTATATTCCGCGGGATATAATTTAAGCTACATAATCCCTGAAATAATCATAACCTTGATTATTTTAAGGATTCCTGCTTTTAATGCAGCCATTGAAAACATTAAAAATATGGCTGTAAAGGAGTAA
- a CDS encoding GNAT family N-acetyltransferase yields the protein MDELVLKEPAKEFEKAATELKKEYLENGEDHINGTSGLLRYESYDEWLNIILARYKGGTPSGVAASTYFTVRKSDGKIIGTIQLRHELDADLEKHGGHIGYGIRPSERKKGYGNKQLQLILEKAREIGLDKVMISCNKTNMASAKVIMKNGGLLTYEGPDEEYGIIQIYWINL from the coding sequence ATGGACGAGCTTGTTTTAAAAGAACCTGCAAAAGAGTTTGAAAAAGCGGCCACAGAGCTTAAAAAAGAGTATCTGGAAAACGGAGAAGACCATATTAACGGCACAAGCGGTCTCTTACGCTATGAAAGCTATGATGAGTGGCTTAATATCATTCTCGCAAGGTATAAAGGGGGAACCCCTTCCGGTGTAGCCGCCTCAACTTATTTTACCGTAAGAAAATCCGACGGAAAGATTATAGGAACCATTCAGCTTCGCCATGAGCTTGATGCTGACCTTGAAAAGCATGGCGGACATATCGGCTACGGCATACGGCCTTCTGAGAGAAAAAAGGGCTACGGGAATAAACAGCTCCAATTAATACTCGAAAAGGCACGGGAAATTGGCTTAGATAAGGTAATGATTTCCTGCAATAAAACAAATATGGCTTCTGCCAAGGTGATTATGAAAAACGGCGGACTGCTTACCTATGAAGGTCCCGACGAAGAATACGGCATTATTCAAATATACTGGATAAACTTATAG
- a CDS encoding YegS/Rv2252/BmrU family lipid kinase — protein MKKLKLIYNPNAGDKSFKNKLDSCIRVLQEGGFDVSIFRSVQKGSIEEHIAGLQDENIDTIVTCGGDGTINMTINAIMENKLNVKLGIIPSGTANDYASFLGMPKEPEEACKIIAKGNTLKSDIGIVNGKYFVNVCGAGLLTNISQNIDENFKNTLGKLAYYIKGIEQVQNFVPMPVRVTNSKEVIEENVYLILVLNSAGAGSFDRLAPKASIYDGVFDFIAFKSVPIKDIALLFLKIFKGDYLDDPNIIYFQDNYIKIESTAEETNELFLETDIDGERGPDMPVEIRNIPAAIEVYYNKDKDI, from the coding sequence ATGAAAAAACTTAAGTTAATATATAACCCCAATGCAGGGGATAAGAGTTTTAAAAACAAGCTTGACAGCTGCATCAGAGTGCTTCAAGAGGGCGGCTTTGACGTGAGTATTTTTCGAAGCGTCCAAAAAGGCAGTATTGAAGAGCATATTGCAGGTCTTCAAGATGAAAATATCGATACTATAGTAACCTGCGGCGGCGACGGTACGATTAATATGACCATCAATGCCATTATGGAAAATAAGCTTAATGTAAAGCTTGGCATCATACCCAGCGGTACGGCCAATGATTATGCTTCTTTTCTGGGTATGCCCAAAGAGCCCGAGGAAGCCTGTAAGATTATCGCCAAAGGAAATACCTTAAAAAGCGACATCGGCATCGTAAACGGAAAGTATTTCGTCAATGTATGCGGCGCTGGCCTTTTAACCAATATTTCCCAGAATATCGATGAGAATTTTAAAAATACCCTTGGCAAACTTGCTTATTATATTAAAGGCATAGAGCAGGTGCAAAACTTTGTTCCCATGCCTGTAAGAGTTACCAATTCCAAGGAAGTAATAGAAGAAAATGTTTATTTAATTTTAGTTCTTAACAGTGCAGGAGCGGGAAGCTTTGACAGGCTTGCGCCAAAGGCCTCTATTTATGATGGGGTTTTTGATTTTATCGCTTTTAAATCCGTTCCTATTAAGGACATCGCTCTTTTATTTTTAAAGATATTTAAAGGGGATTATCTTGATGACCCTAATATTATATACTTTCAGGATAATTATATAAAGATAGAATCTACTGCGGAAGAAACCAACGAGCTTTTTCTTGAAACCGATATAGACGGGGAAAGAGGCCCTGATATGCCTGTGGAAATCAGGAATATCCCTGCTGCAATAGAGGTTTATTACAATAAGGATAAGGATATATAA
- a CDS encoding TetR/AcrR family transcriptional regulator, translating into MDKDSGYSNKNIRRKRTMRYFIEAASDILNNEGYEKLTTRNVAGKAGYNSATIYNYFGNFERLIAFAAIKGLKDYAVDLQAQIDENMSHIEKFIKIWACYFKHSQKSPVIFSILFTQYGNNPLAFLQEYYEIFPEERQELPKDVNDIFFEKDFDIRNKLLLHKCAEEGLISEEGIDDIVIMSQFIFEGVLNNSKKNPELYNLDLFIKYLKHIFMSFNPQLKGVLDSINV; encoded by the coding sequence ATGGATAAGGATTCGGGCTATTCAAACAAAAATATTAGGCGTAAGCGCACAATGAGGTATTTTATAGAAGCAGCATCAGATATTCTTAACAATGAGGGCTATGAAAAGCTTACTACGAGAAATGTAGCGGGGAAAGCCGGCTACAACAGCGCCACCATTTATAATTATTTCGGGAATTTCGAAAGACTGATTGCCTTTGCCGCAATCAAGGGCCTTAAAGATTATGCCGTAGACCTTCAGGCCCAGATAGACGAAAATATGTCCCATATAGAAAAGTTCATTAAAATATGGGCATGTTATTTTAAGCACTCACAGAAAAGCCCTGTGATATTTTCTATTTTATTTACGCAATACGGGAACAACCCACTTGCTTTCCTTCAGGAATATTATGAAATATTCCCCGAAGAGCGCCAGGAGCTTCCAAAAGATGTGAATGATATTTTCTTTGAAAAAGACTTTGACATCAGAAACAAGCTTCTGCTTCATAAATGCGCAGAAGAAGGGCTTATTTCCGAAGAAGGCATAGATGATATTGTTATTATGAGCCAGTTTATATTTGAAGGGGTATTGAATAATTCTAAAAAGAACCCTGAATTATATAATTTAGACCTTTTTATAAAATACCTGAAGCATATTTTTATGTCTTTTAATCCCCAGCTTAAGGGCGTACTGGACTCTATTAACGTCTAA
- a CDS encoding DUF4446 family protein → MNGFITLENDVFIYVLLGLLAISIIAIIILLVLFYKLNKRINKFMGTKSSRHSIEEILTDYYAYVEAVDNKYEKAVSDIEELFERLKPCIQKVGIVRYNPFENMGGDLSYALALLDANDDGIIINTIFSRDGSHTYCKPVENGKSTYGLSYEDETALKKAMGLVQNKPRGTEALKMAAKAGE, encoded by the coding sequence GTGAACGGTTTTATTACTTTAGAAAACGACGTATTTATTTATGTATTATTAGGATTATTGGCTATCAGTATTATTGCTATTATTATACTTTTGGTTTTGTTCTATAAATTGAATAAAAGAATAAATAAGTTTATGGGGACAAAAAGCTCCAGGCATAGTATAGAAGAAATTCTTACAGATTATTATGCCTATGTGGAAGCCGTAGACAATAAATATGAAAAAGCTGTAAGTGACATAGAAGAACTTTTTGAAAGGCTGAAGCCCTGTATTCAAAAGGTGGGAATCGTAAGATACAATCCCTTTGAAAACATGGGAGGGGATTTATCCTATGCCCTTGCTTTACTTGATGCAAATGATGATGGTATTATAATAAACACTATTTTCTCAAGAGACGGCTCTCATACATACTGCAAGCCTGTTGAAAATGGAAAGTCCACCTATGGCTTATCTTATGAAGATGAGACTGCCCTTAAAAAAGCCATGGGTCTTGTCCAAAACAAGCCGAGAGGAACCGAAGCATTGAAGATGGCTGCAAAAGCGGGAGAATAA
- a CDS encoding ParA family protein — protein MSRVIAVANQKGGVGKTTTTINLSASLAEMGKKVLVIDSDPQGNTTSGFGIEKDNLTETLYNILLGESYLEKVMVTTPVENLSLIPANMNLAGSEIELISYENREYILKNVLDNTRYLYDFVLIDCPPSLNLLTINALTAADSILVPIQCEYFALEGLTQLLHTIKLVQKQLNPLLKIEGVVFTMYDARTNLSMQVVEEVKKFLDKDVYRSIIPRNVRLSEAPSYGLPISMYDKKSKGAEAYELLAEEVIERGNY, from the coding sequence TTGAGCAGAGTAATTGCTGTTGCAAATCAAAAGGGAGGCGTGGGTAAGACCACAACCACAATCAATTTAAGCGCTAGCCTAGCTGAAATGGGTAAAAAGGTGCTTGTAATTGACAGCGACCCCCAGGGGAATACAACAAGCGGCTTTGGCATAGAGAAGGACAATTTAACGGAAACCCTTTACAATATTTTGCTTGGCGAGAGCTATTTGGAAAAGGTTATGGTGACTACCCCCGTTGAAAATCTGTCTTTGATTCCTGCCAATATGAACTTGGCAGGCTCTGAAATAGAGCTTATATCCTATGAAAACAGAGAATATATCTTGAAAAATGTGTTAGACAACACAAGGTATTTATATGATTTTGTATTAATAGACTGTCCGCCTTCTCTCAATCTGCTGACAATAAATGCCCTTACGGCAGCAGACTCTATTTTGGTTCCTATCCAATGTGAGTATTTTGCCTTAGAAGGGCTTACCCAGCTTCTTCATACAATAAAGCTTGTTCAAAAACAGCTGAATCCTTTATTGAAAATTGAAGGGGTCGTATTTACCATGTATGACGCAAGAACGAATCTTTCCATGCAGGTGGTAGAGGAGGTAAAGAAATTTCTTGATAAAGATGTTTACAGAAGCATCATACCGAGAAATGTCCGTTTAAGCGAAGCCCCAAGCTATGGCCTGCCCATAAGCATGTACGATAAGAAGTCCAAAGGGGCGGAAGCTTATGAATTATTGGCAGAAGAGGTTATTGAAAGGGGGAACTATTAA
- the argS gene encoding arginine--tRNA ligase: MDFKLELADKLSKALSISTEEAYAGIEIPANSEMGDYSFPCFKLAKTLRKSPNIIAKEAAESIASEGIIESVESLSAYINFKLKKTAYVQNVIEEVLEKGALYGSSDMGSGKNVVMDYSSPNVAKPFHVGHLRTTVIGAALYNIYKFLGYNAISVNHLGDWGTQFGKMIVAYKNWGNKDLVEERGIKELVSLYVKFHDEADKNPVLNDEARNWLLKMQEGDGEALKLWKWIVEISMKEFNAVYDRLHIQFDYFTGESFYNDKMWPIVEELKEKNLLVESDGAMIVDLSEYNMPPCLILRSDGGTLYPTRDIAAAKYRKQQFDFYKSLYITGSEQKLHFAQWFKVLELMGYEWAKDMDHIPYGLVNLESGKLSTRSGNVIFMEDILNEAVNKTKEIIEEKNPGLANKEEVAEKIGIGAIIFNDLYNSRIKDVLFSWDRMLNFEGETAPYVQYTHARAGSILEKAGDFDYSDADYSVLTDDASYEVAKLLYSYPDKIKEAAERYEPYLITRHLVDIAQAFNKFYQDNSILNSPDAEKKARLKLTSAVKQIIKSGLALINVSAPEKM; encoded by the coding sequence ATGGATTTTAAACTTGAACTGGCAGATAAGCTTTCAAAAGCTCTTTCCATCAGCACAGAGGAAGCTTACGCAGGCATTGAAATACCCGCAAATTCGGAAATGGGCGATTATTCCTTCCCGTGCTTTAAACTTGCAAAAACTTTAAGGAAATCCCCTAATATTATTGCTAAGGAAGCCGCCGAATCTATCGCTTCTGAGGGCATTATCGAATCTGTGGAAAGCCTTTCTGCTTATATTAATTTTAAACTGAAAAAAACGGCTTACGTTCAAAATGTGATTGAAGAGGTGCTGGAAAAAGGCGCACTTTACGGAAGCTCTGATATGGGTAGCGGAAAAAATGTGGTGATGGATTATTCTTCCCCTAACGTTGCGAAGCCTTTCCATGTAGGCCATCTGCGTACAACGGTTATCGGTGCCGCTCTTTATAATATTTATAAATTTTTAGGATATAATGCTATTTCCGTAAACCATTTAGGAGACTGGGGAACTCAGTTCGGCAAAATGATTGTCGCCTATAAAAATTGGGGAAACAAGGATTTAGTTGAAGAAAGAGGCATTAAAGAGCTTGTAAGCCTTTATGTAAAATTCCATGACGAAGCCGACAAAAACCCCGTTCTTAACGATGAAGCAAGAAATTGGCTTCTGAAAATGCAGGAAGGGGACGGCGAGGCATTAAAGCTTTGGAAATGGATTGTAGAAATCAGCATGAAGGAATTTAATGCTGTTTATGACAGGCTTCATATTCAGTTTGACTATTTCACCGGTGAGAGCTTTTATAATGATAAAATGTGGCCTATCGTAGAGGAGCTTAAGGAAAAGAACCTTCTTGTTGAAAGCGATGGCGCTATGATTGTGGACTTATCCGAATATAATATGCCGCCTTGCCTGATTTTAAGAAGCGACGGCGGAACACTTTATCCTACAAGGGATATTGCCGCCGCAAAATACAGAAAGCAGCAATTTGATTTTTACAAATCCCTTTATATCACAGGCTCGGAGCAGAAGCTTCATTTTGCCCAGTGGTTTAAGGTGCTTGAGCTTATGGGCTATGAATGGGCAAAGGATATGGACCATATCCCTTATGGTCTTGTAAACCTTGAATCCGGAAAGCTTTCCACCAGAAGCGGCAATGTGATTTTTATGGAAGATATTTTAAACGAAGCTGTAAATAAAACGAAAGAAATCATTGAAGAAAAAAACCCCGGCCTTGCAAATAAGGAGGAGGTCGCGGAAAAGATTGGTATCGGCGCTATTATTTTTAATGATTTATATAATTCAAGGATTAAAGACGTTCTCTTCTCTTGGGACAGAATGCTTAACTTTGAAGGGGAAACTGCCCCTTATGTTCAGTACACCCATGCGAGGGCAGGAAGCATTTTGGAAAAAGCCGGTGATTTCGATTATTCAGACGCCGATTATTCTGTTCTTACAGATGATGCGTCTTATGAGGTTGCGAAGCTTTTATACAGTTATCCCGATAAAATAAAGGAAGCGGCTGAAAGATATGAGCCTTATTTAATTACAAGGCATCTTGTGGATATCGCGCAGGCCTTTAATAAGTTCTATCAGGATAATTCAATTTTAAATTCTCCTGATGCAGAAAAGAAGGCACGCTTAAAGCTTACCAGTGCCGTAAAGCAGATTATTAAGTCAGGGCTTGCCCTTATTAATGTTTCGGCCCCCGAAAAGATGTAA